A single region of the Etheostoma cragini isolate CJK2018 chromosome 3, CSU_Ecrag_1.0, whole genome shotgun sequence genome encodes:
- the LOC117941815 gene encoding claudin-4-like, with product MTGILWQGFKMAWLSRCPFFIFSASDEHKPLISTSYSLRGTLIEETMASMGMQMVGFAVALLGWIGVFAACVTPMWRVTAFIGSNLVTAQVTLEGIWMTCVVESTGHMQCDDYDSMLDLSSDMQAAQALMVVSVVTGVIGISIAFTGGKCTNFFPEERAKVTVSVTAGVILIISGIVCLIPISWTAHMVITDFYNPLLLDAQKRELGASLYIGWVGGVMVIFGGVLLCTTCPSEEVETPSVRFFLNKHGGNSREDSVRSFTPSKTYI from the coding sequence ATGACTGGTATTCTTTGGCAGGGCTTCAAAATGGCTTGGCTTTCACGCTGcccattctttattttttctgctTCAGATGAGCATAAACCCTTAATCAGCACCTCATATTCCCTCAGAGGCACTCTGATAGAGGAGACGATGGCTTCTATGGGGATGCAGATGGTGGGATTCGCCGTGGCCCTTTTGGGCTGGATAGGGGTGTTCGCTGCCTGCGTGACACCCATGTGGCGGGTTACTGCCTTCATTGGCAGCAACCTAGTGACAGCCCAGGTCACATTGGAGGGCATCTGGATGACCTGTGTGGTTGAAAGTACCGGCCACATGCAGTGCGATGACTACGATTCCATGCTGGATCTAAGCTCTGACATGCAGGCGGCACAGGCTCTGATGGTGGTTTCAGTGGTCACAGGGGTCATAGGGATCTCCATCGCTTTCACTGGTGGAAAGTGCACCAACTTTTTTCCAGAGGAGAGAGCAAAGGTGACGGTTTCAGTGACAGCAGGTGTAATCCTGATCATCAGTGGAATCGTCTGCCTGATCCCTATTTCATGGACTGCCCATATGGTTATAACGGACTTCTATAACCCTTTGCTCCTAGATGCCCAGAAAAGAGAGCTCGGTGCCTCTCTTTACAtcgggtgggtgggtggggtaATGGTGATCTTTGGGGGAGTGCTTCTATGCACCACCTGTCCCAGCGAAGAGGTTGAGACCCCCTCCGTGAGGTTCTTTCTCAACAAACATGGAGGAAATAGCAGAGAGGATTCGGTCCGATCTTTTACACCAAGCAAGACgtacatttga
- the LOC117941818 gene encoding claudin-4-like, protein MAVQELGISLSMIGVAGTILICALPMWKVTAFIGTHLVVMQVFWEGLWMTCVSEYTGQMQCKLYDALLDLSPDLQAARGLICIGVVLGCLGFLIFLLGARCTNCLSHPRIKARVVVSSGAIFCLAALATIVAVSWTANSIINDFHNPRVPEVLKRELGAAIYIGFVTSGLLFCGGAILCTSCPPQRARFPSSGYTPARTNTHGSYAIKNYV, encoded by the coding sequence ATGGCTGTGCAGGAGCTGGGCATCAGCCTGTCCATGATCGGCGTCGCCGGGACCATCCTGATCTGCGCTCTGCCCATGTGGAAGGTGACAGCCTTTATCGGCACCCATCTGGTGGTCATGCAGGTGTTCTGGGAAGGTCTTTGGATGACCTGTGTCAGTGAGTACACAGGTCAGATGCAGTGTAAGCTCTATGATGCCTTGCTGGATTTGTCACCCGACCTCCAAGCGGCCCGCGGCCTCATCTGCATCGGCGTGGTGCTGGGATGTTTGGGATTCCTCATCTTCCTTCTGGGAGCCCGCTGCACCAACTGCCTGAGCCACCCGAGGATCAAAGCTCGGGTGGTGGTGAGCTCAGGGGCCATCTTCTGCCTGGCAGCGCTCGCCACCATCGTTGCTGTTTCCTGGACGGCCAACTCCATCATCAACGACTTCCACAACCCACGCGTCCCTGAGGTGCTGAAGAGGGAGCTCGGAGCAGCCATATATATCGGCTTTGTGACGTCTGGGCTGCTGTTCTGTGGGGGGGCCATTCTGTGCACAAGCTGTCCACCGCAGAGGGCCAGGTTCCCTTCCAGTGGGTACACACCGGccaggacaaacacacacggcaGCTATGCCATCAAGAACTATGTGTGA
- the LOC117941811 gene encoding claudin-4-like produces MERQLEITALGLALTGWLCAILTRCLALWKVSGTLDNTTATLPAYWDGVWLEWDHWDLAHDGSLHCSFYQSLMTLSGSFRTWRALIMAAIGAGAFAAVIGAVGAVWFPMRGQVKVFSGTLFVLSGILLLIPTAWTCHHTSQPLEGAVQLRRDWGPALYLGWISFVLMVGGGVFLTTRCPASERQVQLPEESRHPNLEEATHPLSQINRTTFTHSQYERRSEPI; encoded by the coding sequence ATGGAGCGGCAGCTGGAGATCACTGCCCTCGGTCTGGCTCTCACAGGGTGGCTTTGTGCCATTCTGACACGCTGCCTGGCCCTGTGGAAGGTGAGCGGGACCCTGGACAACACCACGGCTACTCTGCCTGCCTACTGGGATGGGGTGTGGCTGGAATGGGATCACTGGGATTTGGCCCACGATGGCAGCTTGCACTGCTCCTTCTACCAGTCTCTCATGACTCTCTCTGGAAGTTTTCGGACGTGGAGAGCCCTCATCATGGCTGCCATCGGAGCCGGGGCTTTTGCTGCGGTGATAGGAGCAGTGGGGGCTGTTTGGTTCCCTATGCGTGGGCAGGTCAAAGTGTTTTCTGGAactctctttgttttgtctggGATCCTGCTGTTGATTCCCACAGCCTGGACGTGCCATCACACCAGTCAGCCACTGGAGGGTGCTGTGCAGCTGAGAAGAGACTGGGGACCTGCGCTGTACCTGGGATGGATCTCCTTTGTTTTGATGGTGGGTGGAGGGGTGTTTCTCACCACCAGATGCCCCGCTAGTGAAAGGCAGGTGCAGCTGCCTGAGGAGAGCAGGCACCCGAATCTTGAGGAGGCTACTCACCCACTGAGCCAGATCAACAGAACTACGTTCACACACAGCCAGTACGAACGCAGATCTGAGCCTATCTGA
- the sbds gene encoding ribosome maturation protein SBDS has protein sequence MSIFTPTNQIRLTNVAVVRMKKGGKRFEIACYKNKVMNWRAGAEKDLDEVLQTSSVFVNVSKGQVAKKDDLTKCFGTDDLTEICKQILAKGELQVSDKERQSQLETMFRDIATIVAEKCVNPETKRPYTVNLIEQAMKDIHYSVKANKSTKQQALEVIRQLKESMEIQRAHMRLRLVLPAKEAKRLKEKLKTLLQVVESEDFDEELEMVCLVDPGCFREIDELIRCETKGRGTLEVLSLKDVEEGDEKF, from the exons ATGTCTATATTTACGCCAACAAATCAAATACGGCTGACAAATGTGGCGGTGGTAAGGATGAAGAAAGGAGGGAAGCGGTTTGAAATCGCCTGCTACAAGAATAAAGTTATGAACTGGAGAGCAGGAGC AGAGAAAGACCTGGATGAGGTTTTACAGACCAGCTCAGTCTTCGTTAATGTGTCCAAAGGTCAGGTGGCTAAGAAAGATGACCTGACCAAATGTTTTGGGACGGATGATCTGACAGAAATTTGTAAACAG ATCCTGGCCAAAGGAGAGCTCCAAGTGTCAGACAAGGAAAGGCAGTCTCAGCTGGAGACGATGTTCAGGGACATTGCGACCATTGTGGCAGAGAAGTGTGTCAACCCTGAGACCAAGAGGCCGTATACAGTCAATCTGATTGAGCAGGCGATGAAGGACATCCACTACTCTGTAAAGGCCAACAAGAGCACTAAACAGCAG GCTCTGGAAGTGATCCGGCAGCTGAAGGAGTCCATGGAGATCCAGAGAGCCCACATGAGGCTGCGCTTGGTGCTGCCAGCCAAGGAGGCCAAGAGGCTGAAGGAGAAGCTGAAGACTCTCCTGCAGGTTGTGGAGAGTGAAGACTTTGACGAGGAGCTGGAAATG GTGTGTCTGGTGGACCCCGGCTGCTTCAGGGAGATCGATGAGCTGATCCGCTGTGAGACTAAAGGCCGAGGTACTCTGGAGGTTCTCAGTCTGAAGGATGTGGAGGAGGGAGATGAGAAATTCTAG